The Channa argus isolate prfri chromosome 22, Channa argus male v1.0, whole genome shotgun sequence genome has a window encoding:
- the taf9 gene encoding transcription initiation factor TFIID subunit 9: protein MSAPKTIPKDAQVMIQILKDMGITEYEPRVINQMLEFTYRYVTTIIEDAKIYSTHAKKSNVDADDIKLAIQCRMDQSFTSPPPRDFLLEVARQKNQTPLPLIKPYTGPRLPPDRYCLTAPNYRLKSIQKKVSSSAGRISVPRLSVGAVSSRPTTPTLGTPAVQTVTAKVGGPVSLTGQRFTVQIPPPSQTVATKTTTPSTPTVSNVLINPSLIGSKNILITTNMVSHNAAGESLKRKHEDDDYDAL from the exons ATGTCGGCTCCGAAAACCATCCCAAAAGATGCTCAG GTGATGATCCAGATTCTGAAGGACATGGGGATCACAGAGTATGAGCCCCGAGTTATTAACCAGATGTTGGAGTTCACCTACA GATATGTGACGACCATCATCGAAGACGCCAAAATTTACTCCACACACGCCAAGAAGTCCAACGTGGACGCGGACGACATCAAGCTGGCAATCCAGTGCCGCATGGACCAGTCGTTCACGTCACCGCCTCCACGAGAT TTCCTGTTGGAGGTGGCGAGGCAGAAGAACCAGACTCCTCTCCCTCTCATCAAGCCCTACACTGGACCTCGACTCCCTCCAGATCGCTATTGTCTGACGGCCCCCAACTACAGACTCAAGTCCATACAGAAAAAG GTGTCGTCGTCTGCTGGCAGGATATCGGTTCCTCGCCTCAGTGTGGGTGCAGTCTCCAGCAGACCGACCACGCCGACACTCG GGACTCCAGCTGTTCAGACCGTCACCGCGAAAGTCGGAGGACCAGTGTCTCTGACGGGTCAGAGGTTTACTGTGCAGATCCCGCCTCCTTCCCAGACAGTCGCCACCAAAACTA CGACGCCATCCACGCCAACCGTGTCCAATGTCCTCATCAACCCGTCTCTGATCGGCTCAAAAAACATCCTCATCACCACCAACATGGTGTCGCACAACGCCGCCGGGGAGTCGCTGAAGAGGAAGCACGAAGACGACGACTACGACGCCTTATGA